From Gimesia panareensis, the proteins below share one genomic window:
- a CDS encoding class I SAM-dependent methyltransferase codes for MPVTTGMKGGGYYDANSREQRSAADSFLPWLEAAIADLPTPDASQSSWNVLDIGSSEGANAIYTMNRLVAALRQHSDLPVWALFDDLPTNDFNQLFLNLFPDHMPALNAPDVYTAAIGGSAFGRLVPPRSLHLATTFNAIGFFENRPTARLPHFVLAMQPNPAAPRDGVSVTPEELRPFQEQAHHDLCEFYKARAAELVPGGKLLVQVFGRNATQSTGHGICDVLSDALLDFVEADLLPQTFYEDFLFPAYYRCPEELAAPIEQVPELASAFRIDQVADIDAPVPFNAEFERTGDRKAWAESYTGFLRAFTEPVLAAALPVDLVEEQIVAKIYQRIEQLLADNPERYEFHFISIAALLTRL; via the coding sequence ATGCCAGTCACCACTGGAATGAAAGGGGGCGGCTATTACGACGCCAACTCCCGCGAACAGCGTTCCGCTGCGGACTCGTTCCTCCCCTGGCTCGAAGCAGCCATCGCAGACCTGCCGACACCGGACGCCAGCCAGTCATCCTGGAACGTGTTGGACATCGGCTCCTCAGAAGGCGCCAATGCCATCTACACGATGAATCGCCTCGTCGCCGCGCTGCGCCAACACTCGGACCTGCCCGTCTGGGCTCTGTTTGACGATCTCCCTACCAATGATTTCAACCAGCTGTTCCTCAATCTGTTTCCCGATCATATGCCGGCCCTCAATGCGCCCGACGTCTATACTGCAGCCATCGGCGGCTCTGCTTTCGGCAGACTGGTTCCGCCCCGCAGCCTGCATCTGGCAACCACCTTCAACGCCATCGGTTTTTTCGAAAACAGACCGACCGCGCGACTTCCCCATTTTGTCCTCGCGATGCAACCCAATCCTGCAGCCCCCCGGGATGGCGTTTCCGTTACCCCTGAAGAATTACGCCCCTTCCAGGAACAGGCCCATCACGACCTCTGTGAGTTTTACAAGGCCCGGGCTGCGGAACTGGTTCCCGGCGGCAAACTGCTGGTACAGGTCTTCGGACGCAACGCAACTCAGTCGACCGGGCACGGCATCTGCGATGTCTTGAGTGACGCCCTGCTTGACTTCGTGGAAGCGGATCTGTTACCACAAACGTTCTACGAGGACTTTCTGTTCCCGGCCTACTATCGCTGTCCGGAAGAACTGGCAGCCCCCATCGAACAGGTTCCGGAGCTGGCGTCGGCGTTCCGCATCGATCAGGTCGCTGACATCGATGCCCCGGTCCCGTTCAATGCCGAATTTGAACGCACCGGGGATCGCAAAGCCTGGGCTGAAAGTTATACCGGTTTCCTGCGGGCCTTCACGGAACCGGTGCTGGCAGCCGCCTTACCCGTTGACCTGGTCGAAGAACAGATCGTCGCTAAAATCTATCAACGCATTGAACAACTCCTGGCAGACAATCCGGAGCGGTACGAATTTCACTTTATTTCCATCGCCGCTCTGTTGACGCGACTCTGA
- a CDS encoding WD40 repeat domain-containing protein, whose protein sequence is MLESSDHSLSQLLISRPDRVLKLVFSFGLLMVLGCQQKETPQPEPPDLNTSQEKRSQVQRAENSQTPQKVMVLEHPNFVFDAIFSPDGKRVVTNCFGETVYVWDTATGQQTGKPIDVKKVDCLLFGADSNTLIVGNKDGKLWTFDLVTDQKKGELLKDPGPVTSAALSSDGQRMIISGIGSTQVWDLKTGQPISQKFSHLGPGTAVAFSPDGKSIAVGGLLKKAFLWDISPDELPEKSFDHKGNVTSVTFSPDGKLLLTTGDILNVSDSAAKEKDSTVHLWDVETGKSLGDAFQHQDSILDLAFSPDGKSVITGSADQTAIIWDFATRRPVAGPLKHEGFVSDVAFSPDGKFVLTVCFDQTVRIWEVATLSLSEEAAKYDPEKLKQDLK, encoded by the coding sequence ATGCTGGAATCCTCAGATCACTCGCTAAGCCAATTGCTGATTTCCCGTCCCGACCGAGTTTTGAAACTGGTTTTCAGTTTCGGGCTGCTGATGGTCCTGGGGTGTCAGCAAAAGGAAACGCCGCAACCAGAGCCACCTGATTTAAATACCTCTCAGGAGAAACGCTCGCAGGTACAACGGGCTGAAAATTCTCAGACTCCACAGAAGGTGATGGTCCTGGAGCACCCCAACTTCGTGTTTGATGCGATTTTCAGTCCGGATGGAAAACGTGTCGTGACGAACTGTTTCGGGGAAACAGTCTATGTCTGGGATACAGCCACCGGACAACAGACCGGCAAGCCAATCGATGTCAAAAAAGTAGACTGTTTACTGTTTGGAGCTGACAGTAATACCCTGATCGTGGGAAATAAAGACGGAAAGCTCTGGACGTTCGATCTTGTCACCGATCAGAAGAAAGGAGAACTCTTAAAGGACCCCGGGCCGGTGACGTCAGCTGCACTCAGCTCTGATGGTCAGAGAATGATCATCAGCGGGATCGGAAGTACTCAGGTGTGGGATCTGAAAACCGGTCAGCCAATCAGTCAGAAGTTCAGTCACCTGGGGCCTGGAACAGCAGTCGCATTCAGTCCAGACGGGAAGAGCATTGCCGTAGGTGGCTTGTTGAAAAAGGCATTTTTGTGGGATATCAGCCCGGATGAATTACCAGAGAAATCCTTTGATCACAAAGGTAACGTGACATCAGTAACCTTCAGTCCTGACGGCAAGCTGTTGTTGACCACGGGGGATATTCTTAACGTATCAGATTCTGCAGCCAAAGAGAAAGATAGTACGGTACATTTATGGGATGTCGAGACCGGCAAGTCGCTGGGAGATGCGTTTCAGCATCAGGATTCGATTCTGGATCTCGCCTTCAGCCCTGACGGGAAATCTGTGATTACAGGCAGTGCTGATCAGACCGCTATAATCTGGGATTTCGCCACCCGCCGGCCTGTGGCTGGCCCGCTGAAACATGAAGGATTCGTTAGTGATGTCGCCTTCAGTCCCGATGGAAAATTTGTGCTGACTGTCTGTTTTGATCAGACAGTCCGTATCTGGGAAGTGGCAACATTATCGCTGTCAGAAGAAGCGGCGAAGTACGATCCGGAAAAGCTCAAGCAGGACCTGAAATAA